One window from the genome of Streptomyces cadmiisoli encodes:
- a CDS encoding LLM class flavin-dependent oxidoreductase — protein sequence MSLTFHWFLPTNGDSRHVVGGGHGTPATATGGDRPPGVGYLAQIARAAEDLGFTGALTPTGAWCEDAWLTTAMVSRHTERLKFLVAFRPGFVSPTLAAQMASTFQRQSGGRLLLNVVTGGESQEQRAYGDFLDKDARYARTDEFLQVVRALWQGRTVDLAGEHVRVEDARLARVPDPVPEIYFGGSSPAAGEVAARHADVYLTWGEPPAAVAEKTAWIRTLAEKEGRTVRFGIRLHVITRDTAEQAWAEARRLLDGFDPETVAAVQAGLARSESEGQKRMLALHGGGRDGLEIHPNLWAGIGLVRGGAGTALVGSHSEVADRIAEYHRLGIDEFVLSGYPHLEEAYWFGENVLPLLAARGLWKNPAEPPAATPHVPFAGSPVPR from the coding sequence TGGTTCCTGCCGACCAACGGCGACAGCCGGCACGTCGTGGGCGGCGGCCACGGCACCCCGGCCACCGCGACCGGCGGTGACCGGCCGCCCGGCGTCGGCTACCTCGCCCAGATCGCCCGCGCGGCCGAGGACCTGGGCTTCACCGGCGCGCTGACCCCCACCGGCGCCTGGTGCGAGGACGCCTGGCTCACCACGGCCATGGTCAGCCGGCACACCGAGCGGCTGAAGTTCCTGGTCGCCTTCAGGCCCGGCTTCGTCTCACCGACGCTCGCCGCGCAGATGGCCTCGACCTTCCAGCGGCAGAGCGGCGGGCGGCTGCTGCTCAACGTCGTCACGGGCGGGGAGAGCCAGGAGCAGCGCGCCTACGGCGACTTCCTCGACAAGGACGCCCGCTACGCCCGTACCGACGAATTCCTCCAGGTCGTCCGGGCACTGTGGCAGGGGCGGACGGTGGATCTGGCGGGCGAGCACGTCCGGGTCGAGGACGCGCGGCTGGCCCGGGTGCCCGATCCGGTGCCGGAGATCTACTTCGGCGGTTCCTCGCCCGCCGCGGGTGAGGTGGCCGCCCGCCACGCGGACGTGTACCTCACCTGGGGCGAGCCGCCCGCCGCCGTGGCCGAGAAGACCGCCTGGATCCGGACCCTGGCCGAGAAGGAGGGCCGGACCGTCCGCTTCGGGATCCGCCTCCACGTCATCACCCGCGACACCGCCGAACAGGCCTGGGCCGAGGCGCGGCGGCTCCTCGACGGCTTCGACCCCGAGACCGTCGCCGCCGTGCAGGCCGGGCTGGCCCGCAGCGAGTCCGAGGGGCAGAAGCGCATGCTCGCCCTGCACGGCGGCGGGCGCGACGGCCTGGAGATCCATCCCAACCTGTGGGCCGGTATCGGTCTGGTGCGCGGGGGAGCCGGTACGGCACTCGTCGGCAGCCACAGCGAGGTGGCCGACCGGATCGCCGAGTACCACCGGCTCGGCATCGACGAGTTCGTGCTGTCCGGCTACCCCCATCTGGAGGAGGCCTACTGGTTCGGCGAGAACGTCCTGCCGCTGCTGGCGGCACGGGGCCTGTGGAAGAACCCGGCCGAGCCCCCCGCCGCGACACCGCACGTCCCCTTCGCCGGCTCCCCGGTACCGCGGTGA
- a CDS encoding putative leader peptide, with amino-acid sequence MMERPESPADRAERAGRPPLLLTSRRHIDLLRVSSAASSTR; translated from the coding sequence ATGATGGAGCGTCCGGAGTCGCCCGCCGACCGCGCCGAGCGCGCGGGCCGGCCGCCTCTGCTGCTGACCTCCCGCCGTCACATCGATCTCCTGAGGGTCTCCAGCGCGGCGAGCAGTACGCGCTGA